TGCATTGAAAAGGGGTTCCATATTGAAACCTCATTTGAGTTAACCCTTTGGTGAATTTAATGATTAAACACGATAACTAGCAAATTCCTAATTCACCATGGCTAATGATGGGAACCATTTAAAAATCAGCCCACTGAAGTATTAACCATGAGTATTACTGATTACGTTAATTCCCTGAGGGCATTCCCCTGGGGGGACTACGGTGTTTATTTTGCATTATTATTCGGGTCTAGGGTTAGCGGTAGGGTGATTAAGGGTGATTGGGATATTGCTGTTTGGCTTAAGGATACTGAGAGGGATATTGACCTGCAGTATGCATTAGCTAAGTTCTTAAATACCCATGACTACAATATTGACTTAGTGGTGTTGAATAATTACGAGTATTTACCCTGCTCACTGGTGGTTGATATTCTTGGTAAGGGGAAGGCAATTTATTATAGGGATATGGATGAGTACCTGGAGTTAAGGGTGAGGATACTGAAGCCATGCCTAGACTTCATCATTGACTCTGAGAAGCTTAACCTACTGGAGACTCAGGTAAATGCGGTGATGGGGAAGTGGGGGCAATAGATCGTTTACTTAAGCTAATGCTTAACTACACCTCACTATTGGATGGCTTAAACATTAATGATCTTAATGACCCGTATAAATATTACTCAGCAGTGTACCTTCTTCAATCCCAGGCTCAAGCCCTCATAGATATTGTAGTTAAGGCTGCCGCAGCATTGGGGCTCGAGGTTGAGGGTTACGTGGACGCAGGCAGTAAACTGACGATGATAGGCATACTGAGTGAGGGGGAATTCTCCAAGTATCGCTCAATAGTTAGGTTCAGGAATCTTGTAATACACCAGTACGGCATTATTGATGTAAACGTAATTAAGAGGATAATAGGCAATGGTGAGTATAGGGATACTGCTAGATTAGGGTTAAAGATAGTTAATGAACTTAAGGGGAGAGGTATTGATTGTTGAATTAAATTCCCTTGAATTTCAATTAATCTTAGGTAATAGTTATAAGCCTTAAGGATTCACCTCATTAATGGGCTTCATATCAAGTAGGGCAAAGGTGGGTGAAGCAGTAATTGGCTTAAACTCAGTGATATTGGGGCCATCGGTGATTGGTGGAGGGAGTTTCATTGATGATTATGTGACTGTGGGTTACCCCATTAGGCGGAAGATTAAGGCCATTAAGCGTATTAATGACCTTGACTCAGTTAGTGATGGCGCCAGGATTGGGGAAGGGTGCGTGATAAGGAGGGGTACGGTTATTTATGAGCATGTTGAGGTAGGTAATAATGTTGAGACTGGGCATAACGTGTTGATTAGGGAGAATACGGTGATTGGGGAGGGGACTAGGTTAGGTACATTAACGGTTATTGATGGTAACGTTAAGATAGGTAAGAATGTGAGTGTCCAAAGCATGGTATACATACCGATAGGCACCGTAATAGAGGATGATGTTTTCATAGGGCCGAACGCAGTGATAACCAATGATAAGTACCCACCCAGTAAGAGACTCCAGGGCGTGGTTATTAGAAGGGGGGCTGTTATTGGTGCTAATGCCACCTTAATAGCCGGTGTAGAGATTGGGGAGGGGGCTGTGGTTGCCGCTGGATCAATAGTCACCAGGGACGTTAAGCCTGGAACTGTTGTGGCTGGTGCCCCAGCAAGGCGTATTTATGATGTTGCTGAGTATATTGAGAAGAGGAGAGTCTACGAATCAATGGGTTAAATCAACTAGTTTACTTACGAGTTCCTTATGGAACCTCTCATCATCAATAATGCTCCTTACTATTGACTTAATCACCTCTATTCTAGACCTCTCCCCACTCGTTAATACCCTTAATGATGCTGACTCATATCCGCTTAACACGTACTCATACATGCTTAATGCAATTGACTCATACTCCTCAAGCTCCATTAACCTATTAGCCAAATCCTTAGCCACACCCCTCTTAACAATTGCCGCGTATTCCCTTACCTTACTAATCCTGTTTTCCAACTCCCTATTCATAGCTGCAATACCATCACTACTCAGTGAACTCTTAAGGTCACTGAGCATTGATCCCTCAATACCCTTCAATATGTCTCTATGCTTAGCTGAGTCCCTACTTATCAATTGTAGGCTAATCCTGCTTAACTCATCACTGGTTGATTCACTTAATTCGCCGTAAAGCTCAGCTAACTTATCCTCAATCTCCTCAAGGCCCTTCAACATGCTGATTAATGCAGTGTTAAAATCCCTAGTAACCATAGTGGGCTTACGCGTAAGCCGCATTTTAAAGCATTCGACAATGAACTGAACCGTAAGGTTAATTAAGTTAAGGGCATTAGTGCGTTAATGAGGGTTAACTTCCTGGGTGTTGGTGGTTGGGTTTCAATGCCTTGGCTGAACCACCCCTCAATACTAGTTGAGACTAAGGGGACTAGAGTGCTTCTTGATGCTGGGGAGGGGTCGTATAAGCAGTTGAGGAGGTGCCTAAACCTTGATGTTGATTTAATAGATGCAGTTATTGTGACTCATGGGCATGGTGACCACGTACTCGGCTTACCCTCATACATACTGATGGCTGGTTCGAGAGGCCTTAAACTCAGTGTTATAGCTCCAAGGTACGTTATAGATGACTTAGTAAGCTTAATTAAAGCTACTCATATTCAACAATACGCCAATGCGCTTAACCCAATACCTGTTGATGTGCCGAGTGAACCATCTTTGATAATGGAGTTGAAAGAAATCAAGATTCACGCTGTTAAGGTTAACCACACTGTAGACACTATGGCAATTAAGATAACTGATTCAGATGGCTCATGCATAACGTATAGTGGTGATACAGCACCCTCACGGTCACTTATTGAGCTAGCTAAAGGCTGTGATGCATTAATTCATGAGGCAAGTGGAAATCCAGGCTTTGAGGAGGAGGCGCATAGGCATGGGCACAGTACTGTTAAGGATGCCATTGAGACTGCTAGGGAAGCGGGGGTTAGGCAATTAATACTCACCCACTTTTACACTGTTAACCCGATTATAAGTGAACTAGAAGGATTAAGGCTAGTGGTACCTTATGAATGCTCAATGATTGAGTTAGGTAAGGAGAATTAAGCACCCTTATCCCTAATCTCCCTTAAAAGTTTCCTAAGAAACTCCCTCCTACGCCTAATCCTCCTAAGCTTACCATCAACATTACTCAACGGTACCCCCATTCTCCTAGCCTCAGCCACAGCCCTCT
This genomic stretch from Caldivirga sp. harbors:
- a CDS encoding acyltransferase; the encoded protein is MGFISSRAKVGEAVIGLNSVILGPSVIGGGSFIDDYVTVGYPIRRKIKAIKRINDLDSVSDGARIGEGCVIRRGTVIYEHVEVGNNVETGHNVLIRENTVIGEGTRLGTLTVIDGNVKIGKNVSVQSMVYIPIGTVIEDDVFIGPNAVITNDKYPPSKRLQGVVIRRGAVIGANATLIAGVEIGEGAVVAAGSIVTRDVKPGTVVAGAPARRIYDVAEYIEKRRVYESMG
- a CDS encoding nucleotidyltransferase domain-containing protein, producing the protein MSITDYVNSLRAFPWGDYGVYFALLFGSRVSGRVIKGDWDIAVWLKDTERDIDLQYALAKFLNTHDYNIDLVVLNNYEYLPCSLVVDILGKGKAIYYRDMDEYLELRVRILKPCLDFIIDSEKLNLLETQVNAVMGKWGQ
- a CDS encoding MBL fold metallo-hydrolase; translated protein: MRVNFLGVGGWVSMPWLNHPSILVETKGTRVLLDAGEGSYKQLRRCLNLDVDLIDAVIVTHGHGDHVLGLPSYILMAGSRGLKLSVIAPRYVIDDLVSLIKATHIQQYANALNPIPVDVPSEPSLIMELKEIKIHAVKVNHTVDTMAIKITDSDGSCITYSGDTAPSRSLIELAKGCDALIHEASGNPGFEEEAHRHGHSTVKDAIETAREAGVRQLILTHFYTVNPIISELEGLRLVVPYECSMIELGKEN
- a CDS encoding HepT-like ribonuclease domain-containing protein, whose amino-acid sequence is MGAIDRLLKLMLNYTSLLDGLNINDLNDPYKYYSAVYLLQSQAQALIDIVVKAAAALGLEVEGYVDAGSKLTMIGILSEGEFSKYRSIVRFRNLVIHQYGIIDVNVIKRIIGNGEYRDTARLGLKIVNELKGRGIDC